The Sodalis praecaptivus genome includes a region encoding these proteins:
- a CDS encoding transporter substrate-binding domain-containing protein, translating into MNTLVASRLAVAVVLIFMGCLSVQAADKKWTEVKIVTEGGFYPWNYTQADGTLAGFEIDLAKDLCKRMGVKCTLTSQAFDSMIPALNAGKFDAILDDVAITPKRKESIAFSIPYASLCYTFATTPGSDIAKRLPPEDSIISLEDSAASASALQKVNAALKGKTMGTLAAGTSVTFVNTYLKDAVQIRQYKTPDARDLDLASERVDVIVGSKDALLGVIKKQGSDAIALAGPCFQGGVVGEGAGIGLRKSDTDLKQMFDEAIKAARADGTIKRLSQATFGMDVTPL; encoded by the coding sequence ATGAATACGCTTGTTGCCTCGCGGCTTGCTGTCGCTGTCGTCCTGATCTTCATGGGCTGTCTTTCCGTTCAGGCTGCCGATAAGAAATGGACAGAGGTCAAAATTGTCACCGAGGGCGGGTTTTACCCGTGGAATTATACCCAGGCAGACGGCACGCTGGCCGGCTTTGAAATTGATCTCGCCAAAGATCTCTGTAAGCGGATGGGGGTAAAATGCACGCTCACCAGCCAGGCATTCGACAGTATGATCCCGGCCCTTAACGCCGGCAAATTCGATGCCATTCTCGATGACGTGGCCATTACGCCAAAACGCAAAGAATCCATCGCATTTTCAATCCCCTACGCGTCGTTATGCTATACCTTCGCCACCACACCCGGCAGCGATATCGCCAAACGGTTGCCGCCAGAGGATAGCATTATTTCGCTGGAGGACAGCGCGGCGTCCGCGTCCGCCCTACAGAAGGTCAATGCCGCTTTAAAAGGCAAAACCATGGGAACGCTGGCCGCCGGGACGTCGGTGACTTTCGTCAATACCTATCTGAAAGACGCCGTGCAAATCCGCCAGTATAAAACCCCAGATGCGCGCGATTTGGATCTCGCTTCCGAGCGGGTCGATGTCATCGTGGGCTCAAAAGATGCCTTGTTGGGCGTCATCAAAAAACAGGGTAGCGACGCTATCGCGTTGGCCGGCCCTTGCTTTCAGGGCGGCGTGGTGGGTGAAGGCGCCGGTATCGGCTTGCGTAAAAGCGATACCGATCTGAAGCAGATGTTTGATGAAGCCATCAAAGCCGCCCGCGCCGACGGGACCATTAAAAGGCTATCGCAGGCCACCTTTGGCATGGATGTCACCCCACTTTGA
- a CDS encoding ABC transporter permease — translation MDWVFLLDCIKRMAAGIPLTLELAALSLLCGALLGLLFALIRLARNPFAATVGWVYVQVIRSTPLLVLLFLIYYGVGQFAAVRHSILWPFLRTPYYCALLALIINSSGYAAEIIRGGLQSVPIDEIEAARACGMSGVVLYRRIILPIAIRQALPAFSNEVIAMIKATSMVSLVTLMEVTGIAGEIASETYRPLPVFIAAGVIYLVINFILTRLIQAIEYKLSAHKRPVTVNVRLKAPGSDFH, via the coding sequence ATGGATTGGGTCTTTCTGCTCGACTGCATCAAACGCATGGCCGCCGGCATTCCGCTAACGCTGGAGCTGGCCGCCTTGTCATTGTTATGTGGCGCACTGTTGGGACTGCTGTTTGCGCTTATTCGCCTGGCGCGCAACCCCTTTGCCGCCACCGTTGGCTGGGTGTATGTCCAGGTCATTCGCAGCACGCCGCTGCTGGTATTATTATTTCTGATTTATTACGGCGTCGGGCAATTCGCCGCCGTGCGGCATAGCATCCTGTGGCCCTTTTTACGCACGCCCTATTACTGCGCGCTGCTGGCATTGATTATCAATAGCTCGGGATACGCTGCCGAAATCATTCGCGGCGGTTTGCAATCGGTGCCGATTGATGAAATCGAAGCCGCCCGTGCCTGCGGTATGTCCGGCGTGGTGTTATACCGCAGGATTATTCTCCCCATTGCCATTCGCCAGGCCTTACCGGCTTTTAGTAATGAGGTCATCGCTATGATCAAGGCAACCTCAATGGTGTCGCTGGTGACTTTGATGGAAGTGACCGGCATTGCGGGTGAAATAGCGTCAGAAACCTATCGTCCTCTTCCCGTGTTTATCGCCGCCGGCGTTATTTATCTGGTCATCAACTTTATTCTCACGCGGCTAATACAGGCCATCGAATACAAACTTAGCGCCCATAAGCGCCCTGTTACCGTCAATGTCAGGTTAAAAGCGCCCGGTTCCGATTTTCATTAA
- a CDS encoding ABC transporter permease, whose translation MNSESFVTLLGFGQQGWGAILLSGVRVTLAAALGGLILGLVIGTVVAWAKLAGGKVLRLLAEGYTTVLRGVPDLLVIYLFYFGSSAVMTQLADYFGRQGFFALPGFLAGTLAIGVIAGALSAEVLRGAFLAVAKGELEAATAFGMNFFLRFRRIIAPLTLRHAIPGISNVWLGLLKESSLLSVTGVAELMRQAQVAAGSTRLPFNFYLAAAALYILLACLSSILVHLSERHYSRGVRRA comes from the coding sequence GTGAACAGTGAAAGCTTTGTGACGTTACTCGGTTTCGGTCAGCAAGGATGGGGAGCCATTCTGTTATCAGGCGTACGGGTGACGCTGGCCGCCGCCCTGGGTGGGCTTATCCTCGGTCTTGTTATCGGGACCGTGGTCGCCTGGGCCAAGCTCGCCGGCGGCAAGGTCCTGCGCCTGCTGGCGGAGGGTTACACCACTGTGCTGCGCGGCGTGCCCGATCTGTTGGTCATTTACCTGTTTTATTTCGGCAGCAGCGCGGTGATGACCCAATTAGCGGATTATTTCGGCCGTCAGGGTTTCTTCGCGTTGCCGGGCTTTCTCGCCGGCACCCTGGCTATCGGCGTCATCGCGGGCGCATTGAGCGCCGAAGTGCTGCGCGGCGCCTTCCTGGCGGTCGCCAAAGGCGAACTGGAAGCGGCAACGGCGTTCGGCATGAACTTTTTCCTCCGCTTTCGCCGGATCATCGCGCCGCTGACGTTACGGCATGCCATTCCCGGCATCAGTAATGTTTGGCTAGGGCTGTTAAAAGAGTCGTCGCTGCTTTCCGTCACCGGCGTCGCGGAGCTGATGCGCCAGGCGCAGGTGGCGGCGGGTTCGACGCGCTTACCCTTCAATTTTTATCTGGCCGCCGCCGCGCTGTATATCCTGCTGGCGTGCCTGTCGAGCATTCTGGTCCACTTGTCCGAGCGCCATTACTCGCGCGGCGTGAGGAGGGCATAA
- the hutH gene encoding histidine ammonia-lyase, with protein sequence MGMIMKPGEVTLAMLQAIYWQGEIARLDRSADAAIIRGAERIAVIAQGEAPVYGINTGFGKLASIKINSGDVATLQRNLILSHCCGFGLPLPENVVRLIMSLKLISLGRGASGVRLELIRLLEGMLAQGVIPVIPEKGSVGASGDLAPLAHMSAVMIGEGEADYQGARLPGAVALAKAGLSPVTLAAKEGLALINGTQTSTALALAGLFRAHRAAVSALITGAMSTEAAMGSAAPFHPDIHALRGHQGQIDAAAMLRHLLAGSAILASHLENDERVQDPYCIRCQPQVYGACLDLLRTAAKTLQTEANAVTDNPLILSDNTVISGGNFHAEPVAFAADQIAIAVCEIGAITQRRIALLVDPALSYGLPAFLAKRPGLNSGMMIAEVTSAALMSENKQMAFPASVDSTPTSANQEDHVSMACHGARRLLPMTENLYGIVGIEAMAAAQGITFRAPLTTSAILAAAVATLREVIPPLEVDRYMATDVTLAAELIASGALNASVPVPEALVL encoded by the coding sequence ATGGGCATGATAATGAAGCCGGGCGAAGTCACGCTGGCCATGTTGCAAGCCATTTATTGGCAGGGGGAAATAGCGCGACTCGACCGCAGCGCGGACGCTGCCATTATACGCGGCGCCGAACGTATTGCCGTCATTGCCCAAGGAGAGGCACCCGTTTACGGCATCAATACGGGATTTGGCAAACTGGCTTCCATTAAAATCAATAGTGGCGATGTGGCAACCTTGCAGCGAAACTTGATTTTGTCCCACTGCTGCGGTTTCGGCCTGCCTTTGCCGGAAAACGTCGTCCGGCTTATCATGTCGCTGAAACTCATTTCGCTGGGGCGCGGGGCTTCCGGGGTACGACTTGAGCTGATACGCCTGCTCGAGGGGATGCTGGCGCAAGGGGTTATACCCGTGATCCCCGAGAAAGGCTCGGTGGGCGCCTCTGGGGATCTGGCCCCCCTTGCCCACATGAGCGCCGTGATGATCGGCGAAGGCGAAGCCGATTACCAAGGGGCGCGCCTGCCCGGCGCCGTTGCGCTGGCAAAAGCGGGCCTGTCGCCGGTGACGCTGGCCGCCAAAGAAGGGCTGGCGCTGATTAACGGCACCCAAACCTCCACCGCCCTGGCTCTGGCGGGCCTCTTTCGGGCGCATCGGGCGGCCGTGTCCGCGTTGATTACCGGGGCAATGTCAACCGAAGCCGCCATGGGCTCGGCGGCGCCCTTTCATCCCGATATCCATGCGTTACGCGGTCACCAGGGGCAAATTGACGCCGCCGCCATGTTACGCCATCTGCTGGCGGGTTCGGCCATTCTGGCAAGCCATCTGGAAAACGATGAGCGCGTACAGGATCCCTATTGTATCCGCTGCCAGCCGCAGGTGTACGGCGCCTGTCTGGATCTGCTGCGCACCGCGGCAAAAACGCTGCAAACGGAAGCGAACGCGGTCACCGATAATCCCCTGATTTTATCGGATAATACGGTGATTTCGGGGGGCAATTTCCATGCCGAGCCCGTGGCGTTCGCCGCCGATCAAATAGCCATCGCGGTTTGTGAAATAGGCGCCATCACCCAGCGCCGTATCGCGCTGCTGGTTGACCCCGCCCTGTCTTATGGCCTGCCTGCGTTTTTGGCCAAACGTCCCGGGCTGAATTCCGGCATGATGATTGCCGAAGTGACCTCTGCCGCGCTGATGTCGGAAAACAAACAGATGGCGTTTCCGGCCTCGGTGGACTCCACGCCAACCTCAGCCAATCAGGAGGACCATGTTTCCATGGCCTGCCACGGGGCGCGGCGTCTCCTGCCAATGACGGAAAATCTCTATGGGATCGTCGGTATCGAAGCCATGGCGGCGGCGCAGGGTATAACGTTCCGCGCCCCGCTCACCACCAGCGCCATCCTGGCCGCCGCCGTCGCGACGTTAAGGGAGGTTATCCCCCCGTTAGAGGTGGATCGTTACATGGCTACCGATGTCACCCTGGCGGCTGAACTGATCGCGTCAGGCGCGCTCAATGCGTCGGTTCCGGTGCCAGAGGCCCTTGTTCTGTAA
- a CDS encoding MurR/RpiR family transcriptional regulator yields MAGQRDCDDVSEVNNLGIMMADSELTQDTVFVDAAAEKAGQAPNERSAIYGELERRAKGKRLTPAQRRIAQCLIENRNEIGFLSSLEVAKLANVSQPSVTRFATSLGFNGYLEMRKHLRANLVASDAPMEPTTNRYQAAALAEIQNLEMLNAVLGDEALIDGFGKAMATSRPLAVLGLRAAAGLAAQFSYFAAKVHPDVRLLSGGGSIIEDILEQVKAAGGKTLLAFMMPLYPRETLKAMEFAKEIGLTVVLVTDVSLADNSAWADRVLQAPINTDLVFDSYSSPVLLVSVLLDAMCNHMKTESQKRLDQVDISSRKRKVFIR; encoded by the coding sequence ATGGCGGGACAGCGTGATTGTGATGACGTTAGCGAAGTAAATAACCTAGGGATAATGATGGCTGATAGCGAACTGACTCAGGATACGGTTTTCGTCGACGCGGCCGCCGAAAAGGCAGGTCAGGCGCCGAATGAGCGTAGCGCTATTTATGGTGAGCTTGAGCGGCGCGCCAAAGGTAAGCGGCTCACGCCGGCACAGCGCAGAATCGCCCAATGCCTGATAGAGAACAGAAACGAGATAGGCTTCCTGTCCAGCCTGGAGGTGGCCAAACTCGCGAACGTAAGCCAGCCGTCCGTCACCCGTTTTGCGACGTCGCTGGGGTTTAACGGCTATCTGGAAATGCGGAAACACCTGCGCGCCAACCTGGTGGCCTCCGACGCGCCAATGGAGCCGACTACCAACCGTTATCAGGCGGCCGCGCTGGCCGAAATACAGAACCTGGAGATGCTTAACGCTGTCCTCGGCGATGAAGCGCTCATCGACGGCTTCGGCAAAGCGATGGCGACGTCACGTCCGCTGGCCGTTCTTGGACTCAGAGCCGCCGCGGGGTTGGCCGCGCAATTTTCTTATTTCGCCGCCAAAGTTCATCCGGATGTCCGATTACTGAGCGGCGGCGGGTCGATTATCGAAGATATTCTTGAACAGGTGAAAGCGGCGGGGGGAAAAACGCTGCTGGCGTTTATGATGCCGCTTTATCCCCGAGAAACGCTCAAGGCGATGGAATTCGCCAAAGAAATTGGTTTAACCGTGGTACTCGTTACCGATGTCAGTCTGGCGGATAATTCGGCCTGGGCGGACCGGGTATTACAGGCGCCGATCAATACCGACCTGGTTTTTGATTCTTATTCTTCGCCGGTGTTGTTGGTGTCGGTATTACTCGACGCCATGTGCAACCACATGAAAACGGAATCTCAAAAAAGGCTGGATCAAGTCGATATTTCATCGCGGAAAAGAAAAGTCTTTATCCGCTAA
- a CDS encoding DUF3830 family protein, producing MSAAEMLEFDVPDLDIQFRARLLREQNPDVVEQVLAQLPLKSVLGHVVVSGEAIWMPTRIVHLGRSNMVQRSPGAVYLYAPGQTICLTYGRITESATVNQFAEVPAEDLAQLEKVGTYVWENTVALPRRKVIEINVKRAS from the coding sequence ATGTCTGCTGCTGAAATGCTTGAATTTGACGTGCCAGATCTGGATATACAGTTCAGAGCCCGGCTCTTACGTGAACAAAACCCCGATGTGGTTGAGCAGGTGCTGGCGCAACTCCCGCTGAAAAGCGTGCTCGGCCATGTAGTGGTGTCTGGAGAGGCGATCTGGATGCCTACGCGCATTGTTCATCTCGGTCGCAGCAACATGGTCCAGCGATCCCCCGGCGCGGTTTATCTTTACGCCCCTGGGCAGACAATTTGCCTGACCTATGGCCGCATTACCGAGAGCGCCACCGTGAATCAATTCGCCGAGGTGCCGGCGGAGGATCTCGCGCAGCTTGAAAAGGTGGGCACCTATGTCTGGGAAAACACCGTCGCGTTACCGCGGCGCAAAGTGATTGAAATTAACGTCAAGAGGGCGTCCTGA
- a CDS encoding alpha/beta hydrolase, producing the protein MTYTMDPELAAQLARLQPRFDRFPAYQVGDVMSWRTRSEAFYALVNDQLPETAGIKTQDVSLPFGEETLLARWYHPADRASAGAVLFIHGGGGVAADIALYHKIVAKYVAHSGVSFLALDYTLAPEVTGDVQTEQALSALIWLRNNAARWRIDPARIVLMGDSGGGGIAASTAILARDRGIPVAGQVLIYPMLDHRTVEQSAAISPFLTITADEIQTAWRARLPPTPRDAVLPYISPARLEDVARLAPTYLDVGELDLFCGENILWAQKLSASGVPVECHLYPGVNHGFELLAPDAAIARQALQLRCAAIGRFLGTSPAA; encoded by the coding sequence ATGACCTATACGATGGATCCAGAACTCGCCGCCCAACTCGCCCGGCTACAGCCCCGCTTTGATCGGTTCCCCGCTTATCAGGTGGGCGATGTGATGAGCTGGCGCACCCGCAGTGAAGCGTTTTACGCCTTAGTCAACGACCAACTGCCCGAAACAGCGGGCATCAAAACGCAGGATGTGAGCCTTCCCTTTGGTGAAGAGACGCTCTTGGCGCGCTGGTACCATCCCGCCGATAGAGCCTCCGCCGGCGCGGTACTCTTCATCCACGGCGGTGGCGGCGTTGCCGCCGACATTGCGCTATATCATAAGATAGTGGCGAAGTATGTCGCCCACAGCGGGGTCAGCTTTTTGGCGCTGGATTACACGCTTGCCCCTGAGGTTACCGGAGATGTGCAAACGGAGCAGGCATTAAGCGCTCTGATCTGGTTGCGCAATAATGCCGCGCGCTGGCGCATCGATCCGGCACGCATTGTACTGATGGGCGATAGCGGCGGCGGCGGTATCGCCGCATCGACGGCAATACTTGCGCGCGATCGCGGCATTCCCGTGGCCGGTCAGGTGCTGATTTACCCAATGCTTGACCATCGCACGGTGGAACAAAGCGCGGCGATATCCCCTTTTTTGACCATTACCGCCGATGAGATTCAAACCGCCTGGCGCGCCAGACTTCCGCCGACCCCCCGCGACGCGGTTCTTCCCTACATTAGCCCGGCTCGGCTGGAGGATGTTGCGCGACTGGCGCCCACCTATCTCGATGTGGGTGAATTGGATCTGTTTTGTGGGGAAAACATCCTCTGGGCGCAAAAATTGTCCGCAAGCGGCGTGCCGGTGGAGTGCCATCTTTATCCGGGCGTCAACCACGGCTTCGAGCTACTCGCGCCGGACGCGGCTATCGCCCGTCAAGCCCTACAGCTGCGCTGCGCGGCGATTGGCCGTTTCCTAGGCACCTCCCCCGCGGCCTGA
- a CDS encoding GlxA family transcriptional regulator produces the protein MTQRIGFLIFPGFNLLDLSGPLSVFETANQHLAGENRYLLQVCAATAGMISSSNGLRVQARAVDKPFTTFIVVGGSGVSQASRDSALLALLQSDSARRYVSVCTGAFLLAAAGRLAGKRVTTHWRRAAELQRLVPDARLQPDSIVVQDGDIWTSAGATAGMDIALALIEAQNGASLAHQVARELLIPNRRTQGQLQFMRLRDITPPSPRVQRVLAFIGDNLHGNLNVTTLAEKAHLSTRQFTREFVAHTGLTPARAVERLRVEYARSRLEGSNETPAAIAAQAGFSDTALMRKAFLRCLNTTPQRLRKAQW, from the coding sequence ATGACGCAGCGCATCGGTTTTTTGATATTTCCCGGTTTTAATCTGCTCGATCTTAGCGGGCCGCTTAGCGTATTCGAGACCGCCAATCAGCATTTGGCCGGGGAAAATCGCTATCTCTTGCAGGTTTGCGCGGCGACCGCCGGCATGATAAGCAGCTCCAACGGCTTGCGGGTGCAGGCCCGCGCGGTGGATAAACCTTTTACCACCTTCATCGTGGTGGGCGGGAGCGGCGTCAGTCAGGCGAGTCGCGATAGTGCCTTACTGGCGCTGCTGCAAAGCGATAGCGCCCGGCGTTATGTTTCCGTTTGTACCGGGGCGTTCCTTCTGGCGGCGGCGGGGAGGCTGGCGGGAAAACGGGTGACCACCCATTGGCGGCGCGCCGCGGAGCTCCAGCGCCTGGTGCCCGACGCCCGCTTGCAGCCTGACAGCATTGTGGTGCAGGACGGCGATATCTGGACGTCGGCGGGAGCCACCGCCGGCATGGACATCGCGCTGGCGTTGATAGAGGCGCAAAATGGTGCATCCTTGGCCCATCAGGTCGCGCGCGAGCTACTCATCCCCAACCGCCGCACGCAGGGGCAATTACAGTTTATGCGCCTACGGGACATTACGCCGCCGTCCCCGCGCGTTCAGCGCGTGCTGGCGTTTATTGGCGACAACCTTCACGGCAACCTCAACGTCACTACGCTGGCCGAGAAAGCGCATCTCTCCACCCGGCAATTCACGCGCGAGTTTGTTGCCCATACCGGCCTGACCCCCGCGCGGGCGGTAGAGCGATTACGGGTAGAATATGCCCGCAGCCGCCTGGAAGGCAGTAATGAAACGCCCGCGGCCATTGCGGCGCAGGCGGGGTTTAGCGACACCGCCTTAATGCGTAAAGCCTTTTTACGCTGCCTGAATACCACGCCCCAACGGTTGCGCAAAGCACAATGGTAA
- a CDS encoding winged helix-turn-helix domain-containing protein produces MKLDLSLAQARRIALTAQGFNGLTRSEPVSAAQLGRSLAKLGLLQIDSVNVLVRAQYLPLYSRLGNYDRVALDALVAARPKRYFEYWGHEASLLPVALHPLLRWRMARALRGQGVWRQLAPYAHEKRPEAEALLARIGAEGPLAASDVAGGKAAKGMWVWSNAKHALEWLFWAGLVAATHRRGSFERVYDLPERVLPRAVLQLPTPDDTDARRGLLQHAARALGIATADDLRDYYRLPAADVRLPLEQLVEEGVLIPTRVRGWTQPAYLHRDARAGRKIAGAALLSPFDPLIWHRPRTERLFGFRYRLEIYTPAHKREHGYYVLPFLLDGALVARVDLKADRKTATLWVQRVHVEPGAPPSTLARLADELRLMAAWLGLLRLAVAADASGEPLSTMLCARIRQAMADSDGCGRREQA; encoded by the coding sequence GTGAAGCTGGACCTCTCCCTTGCGCAAGCGCGCCGTATCGCGCTTACCGCCCAAGGCTTTAATGGCTTGACGCGCAGCGAGCCCGTTAGCGCGGCGCAGTTAGGCCGATCGCTGGCCAAACTCGGGCTGCTGCAAATCGACAGCGTCAATGTGCTGGTTCGCGCTCAGTATCTACCGCTATATTCACGTTTGGGCAATTACGATCGCGTCGCGCTTGATGCGCTGGTCGCGGCCAGGCCCAAACGCTACTTCGAGTATTGGGGGCATGAGGCCTCCTTACTGCCGGTGGCGCTTCACCCGCTGCTGCGCTGGCGTATGGCGCGCGCGCTGCGGGGCCAAGGCGTCTGGCGTCAGCTTGCCCCTTATGCGCATGAAAAACGGCCTGAAGCGGAGGCCTTACTCGCCCGCATTGGCGCTGAGGGGCCGCTGGCGGCTTCCGACGTGGCGGGGGGCAAGGCCGCAAAGGGTATGTGGGTATGGAGCAACGCCAAACATGCGCTCGAATGGCTATTCTGGGCGGGGCTGGTGGCCGCTACCCACCGCCGTGGCAGCTTTGAGCGCGTTTATGACCTGCCGGAGCGGGTATTGCCGCGCGCCGTCTTGCAGTTGCCCACCCCGGATGACACTGACGCCAGGCGCGGGCTCCTCCAGCACGCCGCACGGGCGCTGGGCATCGCGACCGCGGATGATTTGCGCGATTATTACCGTCTCCCCGCCGCCGACGTTCGGCTGCCGCTTGAACAACTGGTGGAAGAGGGCGTCCTCATTCCGACGCGTGTGCGTGGGTGGACGCAGCCGGCTTATTTACACCGTGACGCGCGCGCCGGCCGCAAGATCGCGGGTGCGGCGCTTCTCTCCCCTTTTGATCCCCTGATTTGGCACCGGCCGCGCACCGAAAGGCTGTTCGGGTTCCGCTACCGGCTGGAAATTTACACTCCCGCCCACAAACGCGAGCACGGTTACTATGTCTTGCCCTTCCTGCTTGATGGCGCGCTGGTGGCGCGGGTAGATCTCAAAGCGGATCGCAAAACCGCGACGCTTTGGGTGCAACGCGTCCATGTCGAGCCGGGCGCGCCGCCGTCGACGCTGGCGCGGCTGGCCGACGAGCTTCGCCTCATGGCCGCCTGGCTGGGATTATTGCGGCTTGCCGTGGCTGCCGACGCGTCTGGCGAGCCGTTGTCGACGATGCTCTGCGCGCGCATAAGGCAGGCGATGGCGGACTCGGATGGCTGCGGGCGCCGGGAGCAGGCCTAA
- a CDS encoding methionine ABC transporter ATP-binding protein produces the protein MIALSQVSKVFMHHAQPIMAVDNVSLEVEKGQIYGIIGYSGAGKSTLIRLLNGLETPTSGTIHIAGQDIAQARGEALRQARLKISMIFQHFNLLWSRTVSENIAFSMQIAGTPKAVIRQRVAELIALVGLQGKENSYPSRLSGGQKQRVGIARALANAPAVLLCDEATSALDPQTTDAILDLLLDINRRLNLTIVLITHEMHVVRKICRRVAVMENGRIVEQGDVLDVFTRPQQPITRQFVNQGGQFRDPGAGTDLRLLQTLPGVTLKLTFVGLSVQQPVVAELMLRYNLPLTILHGAITQTANGIFGELWLHGAISAEQLPSILADLRQHPVAVEVIKHG, from the coding sequence ATGATCGCGCTTTCTCAGGTATCCAAAGTTTTCATGCATCACGCTCAGCCGATCATGGCTGTGGATAATGTCAGTCTAGAAGTTGAGAAGGGCCAGATTTACGGCATTATCGGGTATAGCGGGGCGGGTAAAAGTACCTTAATCCGTTTACTCAACGGCCTTGAAACGCCGACGTCGGGAACGATACATATCGCCGGTCAAGATATCGCCCAGGCCCGCGGCGAGGCGCTGCGACAGGCGAGGCTGAAAATAAGCATGATTTTTCAACATTTTAATCTGCTTTGGTCGCGCACGGTGAGTGAAAACATCGCCTTCTCCATGCAAATCGCCGGCACGCCCAAAGCCGTCATACGTCAGCGCGTGGCCGAATTGATCGCGCTTGTGGGGTTACAGGGAAAAGAGAATAGCTATCCCTCGCGGCTCAGCGGCGGTCAAAAACAGCGGGTCGGTATTGCCCGGGCGTTGGCCAATGCGCCGGCAGTGCTGTTGTGCGACGAGGCCACCTCGGCACTGGATCCGCAAACCACGGATGCCATTCTGGATTTATTGTTGGATATCAACCGCCGGCTGAATCTGACGATTGTACTGATTACTCACGAGATGCACGTGGTGCGCAAGATCTGCCGGCGGGTAGCGGTAATGGAAAACGGGCGCATCGTTGAACAAGGCGACGTCCTGGATGTCTTTACCCGTCCTCAGCAGCCCATCACCCGGCAATTTGTCAACCAGGGCGGCCAGTTTCGTGACCCCGGCGCCGGAACAGACCTGCGATTGCTGCAAACCCTGCCCGGCGTCACTTTAAAACTGACCTTTGTTGGCCTGAGCGTACAGCAGCCGGTAGTGGCGGAGTTGATGCTGCGCTATAACCTGCCACTGACGATTCTGCACGGCGCTATCACTCAGACCGCCAACGGCATTTTTGGCGAATTATGGCTTCATGGGGCGATTAGCGCCGAACAACTTCCGTCGATATTGGCCGATTTACGCCAGCATCCTGTTGCCGTGGAGGTGATAAAACATGGCTGA
- a CDS encoding methionine ABC transporter permease — protein sequence MAEPLLPHVNLAQLWAASGETLYMTALAGVATGIVGLMLGMALFLTARGGLFHRPVVYGVLSVVVNVFRSIPFIILIVLLIPFTKVVIGTILGANAALPALIVGAAPFYARLVEIALREVDRGVIEASRAMGARTGTLIFRVLLPESSPALVSGITVTLIALVSYSAMAGVIGAGGLGNLAYLEGFQRNHNDVTLVATAMILIIVFAIQLLGDIVTSLLDKR from the coding sequence ATGGCTGAGCCTCTGTTGCCCCACGTGAATCTGGCCCAGCTCTGGGCCGCCAGCGGCGAAACCCTGTATATGACCGCGTTAGCGGGTGTAGCGACCGGGATAGTGGGGTTGATGCTGGGGATGGCGTTATTTCTCACCGCCCGCGGTGGTCTGTTTCACCGTCCCGTGGTCTATGGGGTGTTGTCGGTCGTGGTCAATGTTTTCCGCTCCATCCCGTTTATTATTTTGATCGTGTTGCTGATCCCGTTCACCAAGGTGGTGATTGGCACCATTCTCGGGGCCAATGCCGCATTGCCGGCCCTTATCGTCGGCGCCGCCCCTTTCTATGCCAGGCTGGTGGAAATCGCCTTACGCGAGGTGGATAGAGGGGTCATCGAAGCGTCACGCGCTATGGGGGCGCGGACCGGCACGTTGATTTTCCGCGTGTTGCTACCGGAGTCTTCGCCGGCCTTGGTTTCCGGTATCACCGTTACATTAATCGCTCTGGTCAGTTACAGCGCTATGGCCGGTGTCATCGGTGCCGGCGGATTGGGAAATTTGGCTTATCTGGAAGGGTTCCAGCGTAACCATAATGACGTCACGCTCGTGGCAACCGCGATGATCTTGATTATCGTTTTTGCCATTCAATTATTAGGTGACATTGTCACTTCATTGCTCGATAAACGTTAA